Proteins found in one Methanospirillum hungatei JF-1 genomic segment:
- a CDS encoding PKD domain-containing protein — protein MKIASLLMVLMFLLLVPCLAEEEIVEFEPVVSFSAEELIAQAPGIEEQMTFDSVFDWDPRVDEQYVTWTQYEGQGKVWYYDMKSGNRQMVANIMSDQNNPDISGGIIVWDDNRHKNSDIYSYNIPMHKESPVYVDTTNKFRPAVSQDMVVFEDFGNDDIRDIGMVKVGTSARPVYINPNDKDKANPDIDGDWIVYQQLDDNKNDWNIYLYNYKTDKTVQVTRDLRIQQNPRISGDYVVWEDNRNGKWDIFMYNIKKDMTTAVTFDDYDDVEPAVSGSKIVWTRYDQENNSDIYMVNLQIPKTYAVCVGPGNQIRPDIYGDKVVWQDDRFGGWDIFIYTLEPDTPFTPYQFYGPVTFNYLPAPVGTEIIAKIDEVTKDSIVTTQEGYYGGAGGFADQLTVKINQADIGRQISFWSGGIQGAPSVTVSGDGKMMEQPLNFIYAQPLPDLLFYGSVTIDGQPAAKGTVLKAMIDGVVRGSYEITQTGQYGGEYETDPALRVPITVDDIGKHITFMEGEYAAGQTFQITSGGRFRQDLTFTTIPPMSPYEFYGYVQIDGKSAPVGTTIQAKIDNTVVTTYVTRYAGSYGAPGQAPDDPRLIVPVTEADAGKTISFWIGTIRAGATQVITRGGERIIRKDLDFGSSPQPGINADFTASPRSGPAPLTVQFTDLSTGGPTMWFWDFGDGVIPANATCSGTDCHNIANPIHTYAREGTYTVTLIASNQYGASDTEVKTGYITVGQITPGIQADFTASPRSGSKPLTVQFTDLSTGGPTMWAWNFGDGTTEGLLANPTHTYVNDGTYTVTLTASNQFGASDTEVKSGYICVGGSPQPVDSITIYPGWNFISVPKKLAPGKDTAAIFSHIQVDGHSIFQYDAVTGQWITMTSSSPIKPLDAVWIYSRVADKVSLTYDSDPLQTPPTKELRKGWNAIGFTGLEPLEAKFTFLSVQDKWVNCLGFNEEKQQYDQMIIKGRNDDARLYPYSGYWLFMSDNGTLAAISA, from the coding sequence ATGAAAATCGCATCACTGTTAATGGTTCTGATGTTCCTCCTGCTTGTGCCCTGCCTTGCAGAAGAGGAGATCGTTGAATTTGAGCCTGTTGTAAGTTTCTCAGCAGAAGAATTGATTGCGCAGGCACCAGGTATTGAAGAACAGATGACCTTTGACTCAGTCTTTGACTGGGACCCACGGGTTGACGAACAGTATGTTACCTGGACACAATACGAAGGACAGGGAAAGGTCTGGTACTATGATATGAAGTCCGGAAACCGACAGATGGTCGCTAATATTATGAGCGATCAGAATAATCCGGACATCTCCGGAGGTATTATTGTTTGGGATGATAACCGGCACAAGAACTCTGACATCTACTCATATAACATACCGATGCACAAGGAAAGCCCGGTGTATGTGGATACTACCAATAAGTTCAGACCGGCTGTCTCCCAGGATATGGTTGTGTTTGAGGACTTTGGCAATGATGATATCAGGGATATCGGGATGGTAAAGGTAGGTACCAGTGCCAGGCCGGTATACATCAATCCAAATGACAAAGATAAGGCCAACCCTGACATCGATGGCGACTGGATTGTCTATCAGCAGCTTGATGACAACAAAAACGACTGGAACATTTACCTCTATAATTATAAGACCGATAAAACAGTTCAGGTGACAAGAGATCTCCGTATCCAGCAGAATCCACGAATCTCCGGTGATTACGTCGTCTGGGAGGACAACCGGAACGGAAAATGGGACATCTTCATGTATAACATCAAAAAGGACATGACAACCGCTGTCACCTTTGATGATTATGATGATGTAGAGCCTGCCGTATCAGGATCCAAGATCGTGTGGACCAGGTATGATCAGGAGAATAACAGCGATATCTACATGGTAAACCTCCAGATCCCGAAGACCTATGCGGTTTGTGTCGGTCCTGGAAACCAGATACGTCCTGATATCTATGGTGATAAGGTTGTTTGGCAGGATGACCGGTTTGGCGGATGGGATATCTTCATTTACACCCTTGAACCGGATACCCCCTTTACTCCATACCAGTTCTATGGCCCGGTCACCTTCAATTACCTCCCTGCTCCGGTAGGAACAGAGATCATCGCAAAGATTGACGAGGTAACCAAGGACTCCATCGTCACGACCCAGGAGGGATATTATGGTGGAGCAGGAGGTTTTGCAGATCAGCTGACGGTAAAGATTAACCAGGCTGATATCGGTCGGCAGATCTCATTCTGGAGTGGAGGAATCCAGGGAGCACCATCGGTTACCGTCTCCGGTGACGGGAAGATGATGGAGCAGCCGCTGAATTTTATCTATGCACAGCCGCTTCCGGACCTTCTGTTCTACGGTTCGGTTACCATTGATGGTCAGCCTGCTGCGAAGGGAACAGTCCTGAAAGCAATGATTGACGGTGTTGTCAGAGGCAGTTATGAAATAACCCAGACCGGTCAGTATGGTGGAGAATATGAAACCGATCCGGCTCTGCGGGTCCCGATTACTGTTGATGACATCGGAAAGCACATCACCTTCATGGAGGGGGAGTATGCTGCAGGTCAGACTTTCCAGATAACCAGTGGGGGCAGATTCAGACAGGATCTTACCTTTACCACGATTCCGCCAATGAGTCCGTATGAATTCTACGGATATGTCCAGATTGACGGTAAGTCAGCCCCGGTGGGAACCACCATACAGGCAAAGATCGATAATACCGTCGTGACCACCTATGTCACCAGGTATGCAGGTTCGTACGGGGCTCCGGGGCAGGCTCCTGACGATCCACGACTGATCGTTCCGGTCACTGAAGCTGATGCAGGAAAGACGATCTCATTCTGGATCGGAACCATCAGGGCAGGGGCAACCCAAGTCATCACCCGTGGCGGGGAGCGTATCATCCGAAAAGACCTGGACTTTGGCAGCTCACCACAACCTGGTATTAATGCAGACTTTACCGCTTCTCCACGAAGCGGTCCTGCTCCCCTGACTGTTCAGTTTACTGATCTCTCAACAGGCGGGCCGACCATGTGGTTCTGGGACTTTGGTGATGGAGTCATTCCGGCAAATGCAACCTGCTCAGGAACTGACTGTCACAATATAGCAAACCCGATTCACACCTATGCACGGGAAGGCACCTATACCGTCACTTTGATAGCATCCAACCAGTACGGAGCATCTGATACTGAAGTAAAGACCGGATATATCACCGTTGGACAGATTACACCGGGCATACAGGCGGACTTTACCGCATCCCCACGGAGCGGTTCAAAACCCCTGACGGTCCAGTTTACCGATCTCTCAACCGGTGGGCCGACGATGTGGGCATGGAACTTTGGAGACGGAACGACTGAAGGTCTCCTGGCAAATCCGACCCATACCTACGTAAATGACGGGACATACACCGTCACGCTGACTGCATCAAATCAGTTCGGAGCATCAGACACGGAAGTAAAGTCAGGATACATCTGTGTTGGAGGCAGTCCACAACCGGTTGATTCAATCACGATTTATCCAGGCTGGAACTTTATATCTGTTCCAAAGAAACTGGCACCAGGAAAGGATACTGCAGCAATCTTCAGCCATATTCAGGTGGACGGGCACAGTATCTTCCAGTATGATGCAGTGACCGGGCAGTGGATAACCATGACCTCATCAAGCCCAATAAAGCCACTCGATGCAGTCTGGATCTACTCACGGGTCGCAGACAAGGTCTCACTTACCTATGACTCTGATCCGCTGCAGACACCTCCGACCAAGGAGTTACGAAAGGGTTGGAATGCAATCGGATTTACCGGACTTGAACCATTGGAAGCAAAGTTCACCTTCCTGTCAGTTCAGGATAAGTGGGTAAACTGCCTTGGATTCAACGAAGAGAAACAACAGTATGATCAGATGATCATCAAGGGCAGGAATGATGATGCACGCCTGTATCCATACAGCGGGTACTGGTTGTTCATGTCTGATAACGGCACTCTTGCCGCTATTTCAGCCTGA
- a CDS encoding PKD domain-containing protein, whose protein sequence is MGGVMMKMWRYVPIILLILLCGGVTAQEIVFSPTGGTGEEIQAGNISFSTPVSASSGIAILSVAQNPDEYTISNTVTVDTTRFDLSSESCGGAEKQITFGNLNHINPKVSDGRVVFEEWNAGVSGIGLYDIQSGGLYPVYPGKLHQTNPDISGRIVVYEQAGAGSNQVTNINGYDLQTDTAAPISSSTSNQNQPVVSGRYIAWQDWRSGNPDIYMADLNSGTSQAVTKDLAEQKRPDISGSYIIWEDWRNGNADIYLYDITAGKEYQLTNDRSDQRNPRISGKIVVWEDNRNGISDIYAMTLDTFQEYQLTDSKYKAVNPDVSGPLVVWEDYRNGNADIYLLDLITGYIYQVTTNQGDQKNPSIYGNHLVWQDYRTGNSNIFLYTFSQGVGSGKYQLYGSATISGNAAPVGTEVKALIDGVVRAKTTVQQAGSYGSSYGPFLEIPITSADTGKTISFRLNEFQADQVLTVGTGGVMRQDLSASSVPPVQTYTLSGNAFVNSMPAPVGTIITATIDSQIRGQVTVTTAGSYTGLAIPVNQNDSGKTIIFTATTSSSSLQASQSISVGQQVGGWFDLTFGTTPSPTTYQFSGSVLLDGQYAPAGTVLSAVIDNQIRGQTTVTTNGQYGTLNVPVYQTDNGKYITFTAQFSGATYVAGQQVTVSVPQGDLIIASADVSSASGQIIQKRLDLTFIVSAQSRYSFWGRATLDGTPLAAGNTIYATIDNQIRGQITTQIAGSYGSENGPYLEVPITNADIGKTIRFQTATGAEGDQSQLVVSGLKVLKNINFVSKPSSAADFTATPTQGAIPLSVKFTDKSSGNPKSWYWDFGDGTTSSERNPTHVYTRNGVYSVGLMTTLWNGQTKSVVKQNLITAGIVSPPEAQVTLNQGWNFISVPKMLADGQNSAKALFGHVDVGGHSIFAYNPRTKSWSTVSANTVINPLDAVWIYSTKKDAIYLYFAGDALQIPPTRKLVKGWNTFGVTSLNTVPAQNALLSVRDQWIYVIGFDSSIQRYQGTIMNVPESNANVLYPGYGYWIYMSEEGDLAAIGI, encoded by the coding sequence ATGGGAGGCGTAATGATGAAGATGTGGAGATATGTACCAATTATTCTGCTTATTCTCCTCTGTGGTGGGGTCACTGCACAGGAGATTGTGTTTTCTCCTACAGGGGGAACAGGAGAAGAGATCCAGGCGGGGAATATATCATTCAGTACCCCGGTGAGTGCATCAAGCGGTATTGCAATTCTTTCGGTTGCACAAAACCCTGATGAGTATACCATCTCGAATACCGTGACGGTAGATACTACCAGATTTGATCTCTCCTCAGAGTCATGCGGGGGAGCTGAGAAGCAGATCACGTTCGGAAACCTGAACCATATTAACCCGAAAGTTTCTGATGGAAGAGTTGTTTTTGAAGAATGGAATGCAGGTGTTTCCGGCATTGGTCTGTATGATATACAGTCAGGTGGGCTGTATCCGGTATATCCGGGGAAACTTCATCAGACCAACCCGGATATCTCTGGCAGAATCGTCGTCTATGAACAGGCCGGAGCAGGATCAAACCAGGTAACCAACATCAACGGGTATGATCTGCAGACCGACACTGCAGCGCCAATCTCTTCATCAACTTCCAACCAGAACCAGCCGGTGGTATCTGGACGATATATCGCATGGCAGGACTGGAGAAGTGGCAATCCTGATATCTACATGGCTGACCTGAATTCAGGAACCAGCCAGGCGGTAACAAAGGATCTTGCAGAACAGAAGAGACCTGACATCTCCGGATCATATATTATCTGGGAAGACTGGCGGAACGGTAATGCCGACATTTATCTGTATGACATTACCGCCGGGAAGGAGTACCAGCTGACAAATGACCGATCTGATCAGAGAAACCCACGGATTAGCGGGAAGATTGTTGTCTGGGAAGATAACCGGAATGGAATTTCTGATATCTATGCCATGACGCTGGATACCTTCCAGGAGTACCAACTGACCGATAGTAAGTATAAGGCAGTAAATCCTGATGTTTCTGGTCCGCTTGTGGTGTGGGAGGATTACCGGAACGGAAACGCAGATATCTACCTGCTTGACCTTATTACCGGGTATATCTACCAGGTAACAACCAACCAGGGAGACCAGAAGAATCCGTCGATCTATGGAAATCATCTGGTCTGGCAGGATTACCGGACTGGAAACTCGAACATATTCCTGTATACCTTCTCACAGGGAGTCGGATCTGGGAAGTATCAGCTCTATGGCTCTGCCACGATAAGCGGAAATGCAGCACCGGTCGGGACTGAAGTCAAGGCTCTGATTGACGGGGTGGTCAGGGCAAAGACCACGGTGCAGCAGGCTGGAAGTTATGGATCCTCCTACGGACCGTTCCTTGAGATTCCGATTACCAGTGCAGATACAGGCAAAACCATCTCATTCAGACTGAACGAGTTCCAGGCAGATCAGGTCCTTACCGTCGGCACGGGCGGAGTTATGAGGCAGGATCTCTCTGCTTCATCGGTTCCACCCGTCCAGACATATACCCTCTCCGGGAATGCATTCGTAAACAGCATGCCCGCACCGGTTGGAACAATCATTACCGCAACCATCGATTCCCAGATCAGGGGACAGGTTACGGTTACCACCGCGGGGTCCTATACCGGCCTTGCAATCCCGGTCAATCAGAACGACTCTGGAAAGACGATCATCTTTACGGCAACAACCAGCAGTTCATCTCTGCAGGCTTCCCAGAGTATTAGCGTCGGACAACAGGTAGGTGGCTGGTTTGACCTGACCTTTGGAACAACTCCCTCGCCGACTACCTACCAGTTCAGCGGGTCAGTTCTGCTTGACGGGCAGTATGCACCAGCAGGAACAGTCCTTTCCGCAGTCATTGACAATCAGATCAGGGGGCAGACAACCGTTACGACAAACGGGCAGTACGGCACCCTGAACGTTCCGGTGTACCAGACCGATAATGGGAAATATATAACCTTTACCGCTCAGTTCAGCGGGGCTACCTATGTTGCCGGACAACAGGTGACGGTCTCGGTCCCGCAGGGCGATCTCATCATCGCATCCGCAGATGTCTCTTCCGCAAGTGGTCAGATTATTCAGAAGAGACTTGACCTGACCTTCATTGTGTCTGCCCAGTCCAGATATTCATTCTGGGGCCGGGCAACCCTTGACGGAACACCTCTTGCTGCAGGAAATACCATCTACGCCACTATAGACAATCAGATTCGGGGACAGATAACTACCCAGATCGCCGGTTCATACGGCTCTGAAAACGGACCATACCTTGAAGTGCCGATCACCAATGCCGACATTGGAAAGACCATCAGATTCCAGACAGCAACCGGGGCAGAGGGAGACCAGAGTCAGCTGGTTGTAAGTGGTCTGAAAGTCTTAAAGAACATTAACTTCGTCTCAAAACCTTCCAGTGCTGCTGATTTCACGGCAACTCCGACCCAGGGGGCTATTCCCCTTTCCGTCAAGTTCACAGACAAGTCATCAGGAAACCCGAAATCCTGGTACTGGGACTTCGGCGATGGAACAACCTCTTCTGAAAGAAACCCGACCCATGTATATACCAGAAACGGGGTCTATTCTGTCGGTCTGATGACAACCCTGTGGAACGGGCAGACAAAGAGCGTTGTAAAACAGAACCTTATTACCGCCGGAATAGTCAGCCCGCCAGAGGCACAGGTCACCCTGAACCAGGGGTGGAACTTCATCTCTGTACCAAAGATGCTTGCAGATGGACAAAACTCCGCCAAAGCCCTCTTTGGTCATGTTGATGTCGGCGGTCACAGTATCTTTGCATATAATCCACGGACAAAATCCTGGAGCACCGTCAGTGCTAATACGGTTATCAATCCTCTTGATGCGGTCTGGATTTACTCAACCAAGAAAGATGCAATATACCTCTACTTTGCCGGTGACGCTCTTCAGATCCCACCGACCAGAAAACTGGTCAAAGGATGGAATACCTTCGGAGTAACCAGCCTGAATACGGTTCCTGCACAGAATGCCCTGCTTTCAGTCAGAGACCAGTGGATCTATGTAATCGGCTTTGACTCCTCGATCCAGCGGTATCAGGGCACCATCATGAACGTGCCGGAGAGTAATGCCAATGTTCTGTATCCCGGATATGGATACTGGATTTATATGAGTGAAGAGGGAGATCTTGCCGCTATCGGCATATAA
- a CDS encoding UbiX family flavin prenyltransferase, with protein sequence MNPRIIVGVSGASGMLYARRLLDHLAGKAEVHIILTPVACEIARHEQVSFEDSDLIVHSPDNLASPVASGSFLHQGMVIAPCSMKTLSAVAHGFTPNLLTRAADVTLKERRPCILLLRENPLSRIHIENMLRAHDAGALIMTASPPFYHRPDDITGLVDAVIARILDHLNITHSIGGRWSGYP encoded by the coding sequence ATGAATCCGAGGATAATTGTTGGGGTATCGGGAGCATCAGGGATGCTCTATGCCAGAAGGCTGCTTGACCACCTGGCTGGAAAGGCTGAGGTTCATATCATTCTGACTCCGGTGGCGTGTGAGATTGCCCGTCATGAACAGGTATCCTTTGAGGATTCTGATCTTATTGTTCATTCGCCTGATAATCTTGCATCTCCGGTTGCGAGTGGCTCATTTCTTCATCAGGGTATGGTCATTGCACCCTGTAGCATGAAGACCCTGTCTGCAGTCGCTCATGGCTTTACGCCAAATCTGCTGACCAGAGCTGCGGATGTGACATTAAAGGAACGAAGACCCTGTATTCTGCTCCTTCGTGAAAACCCCCTCTCACGTATTCATATTGAAAATATGCTTCGTGCCCATGATGCCGGAGCACTCATCATGACGGCGAGCCCTCCCTTTTATCACCGGCCTGATGATATCACCGGGCTTGTGGATGCGGTTATTGCACGGATACTGGATCATCTGAATATCACACACTCAATAGGCGGAAGATGGAGTGGATATCCATGA
- a CDS encoding UbiD family decarboxylase, translated as MRTFIEQMRTRGLVTDVHDPVSSRYDAPKRAFSTDRLLFFHNLDGRKAVMNLVATRESLAVALGVAPEILVPRLASCRYDGKLLDAGSLPMRPVNLDEIPIMENYPGEAGRYLNSGVVFSRYEGVENASVHRMLKAGKDRLVARLVEGRHTHTLHKKALANGERLPVAIVIGMHPLVLFASCSRVPESMELPFAAELLGGEMPVYTLSNGVRVPDAEIILEGYIGNETAVEGPYVDITRTYDPERVQPVIELTGMYTKPDFIYHGLVNAGDEHKLLMGAPYEPLIYRSVAGVTGVTDVVLTKGGCGYLHGVVQIKKRTEGDGKNAIMAAFAAHTSLKHVVIVDGDINPGNPSDVEFAIATRVRADRDTLIIPGVRGSSLDPSRIGDGLNVKMGIDATMELGKEEEFVRAVWED; from the coding sequence ATGAGGACATTTATTGAACAGATGAGAACCAGGGGTCTTGTCACTGATGTGCATGATCCGGTTTCCTCACGATATGACGCACCAAAGCGTGCATTCAGTACAGACCGGCTTTTGTTCTTTCATAATCTTGATGGCAGAAAAGCGGTTATGAACCTTGTCGCAACCAGGGAATCCCTGGCTGTGGCCCTCGGTGTTGCTCCCGAAATTCTGGTTCCCCGGCTTGCTTCCTGCCGGTATGACGGAAAACTCCTCGATGCAGGATCCCTTCCCATGAGGCCGGTAAACCTTGATGAAATTCCCATCATGGAAAATTATCCCGGAGAGGCCGGGAGATATTTAAACTCGGGTGTAGTGTTCTCCCGGTACGAAGGGGTTGAGAATGCCTCTGTTCACCGGATGCTCAAAGCGGGAAAAGACAGACTTGTTGCCCGTCTGGTGGAAGGCAGACATACGCATACCCTTCATAAGAAAGCCCTGGCCAATGGAGAGCGACTCCCGGTTGCAATCGTCATCGGTATGCACCCGCTTGTCCTCTTTGCCAGTTGCAGCAGAGTCCCGGAGAGCATGGAACTGCCCTTTGCCGCTGAACTCCTTGGTGGTGAGATGCCGGTATATACCCTTTCGAACGGGGTCAGGGTTCCTGACGCTGAGATCATCCTTGAAGGGTACATTGGAAATGAGACGGCTGTTGAAGGCCCATATGTGGATATCACCAGGACCTATGATCCTGAACGGGTACAACCGGTGATTGAGCTGACCGGGATGTATACGAAACCTGACTTTATCTACCACGGACTTGTAAATGCAGGGGATGAGCATAAACTCCTGATGGGAGCACCCTATGAGCCGCTCATCTACCGGTCAGTTGCCGGAGTGACCGGGGTTACCGATGTGGTCCTGACCAAGGGCGGATGCGGGTACCTGCATGGCGTTGTCCAGATTAAAAAACGAACCGAGGGAGATGGGAAAAATGCCATCATGGCTGCATTTGCTGCACATACGTCACTTAAGCATGTGGTCATTGTTGATGGTGATATCAATCCCGGCAATCCATCTGACGTAGAGTTTGCCATTGCAACACGGGTTCGTGCAGACCGTGACACCCTCATTATTCCCGGTGTCCGTGGTTCATCGCTTGATCCATCCAGGATCGGGGACGGGCTCAATGTCAAGATGGGTATTGATGCAACCATGGAGTTAGGAAAGGAAGAGGAGTTTGTCAGAGCGGTCTGGGAGGACTGA
- a CDS encoding aconitase X translates to MHLTAEEEAILNGEEGETKQQLLEILVGVGKVFGAEEMVPIRSAQVSGASYKTIGEWGLKWLASLDAHAAVPAVLNPVGMDRIRWEEMGIDPGFAKKQLEVISAYERLGIRLECTCTPYYLNITEYGDHLAWSESSAVSYANSVIGARTNREGGPSALAAAIIGKTPKYGLHLVENRKPGIHIQVEGEPKQADASWYGALGYLAGKISGNRIPLFSGIRPGRDQLKNLGAAMAATGAVALYHVQGITPEARVFSYSTEGLEQFVINADEVASLFTGEQVDAVAIGCPHCSPDELIYLASLLEGCSVTKPVYIFAARDVIERESEQIRRIERSGARVYADTCMVVSPALERYDRIMVNSGKALSYVPTMCGAGAVIGSTEDCIRVACTPE, encoded by the coding sequence ATGCACCTGACTGCAGAGGAAGAGGCCATTCTCAATGGAGAGGAAGGGGAGACAAAACAGCAGCTCCTGGAGATCCTGGTCGGAGTCGGAAAGGTCTTTGGTGCTGAGGAGATGGTACCGATCAGGAGTGCCCAGGTCTCCGGAGCGTCATACAAGACCATCGGTGAATGGGGGCTGAAATGGCTGGCAAGTCTTGATGCCCATGCTGCGGTTCCGGCAGTCCTCAACCCGGTCGGGATGGATCGGATCAGGTGGGAGGAGATGGGAATAGATCCCGGATTTGCAAAAAAACAACTTGAGGTCATCTCAGCCTATGAGCGTCTTGGCATCAGGCTTGAATGCACATGTACTCCGTACTACCTGAACATCACCGAGTATGGGGACCATCTGGCATGGTCAGAGTCCTCAGCGGTCAGTTATGCAAACTCGGTCATCGGTGCCAGAACCAACCGGGAGGGTGGCCCGTCAGCTCTTGCAGCAGCGATAATCGGGAAAACACCAAAATACGGACTTCACCTGGTGGAGAACAGAAAACCCGGTATTCATATTCAGGTTGAAGGTGAACCAAAGCAAGCCGATGCATCCTGGTACGGGGCACTCGGGTATCTGGCCGGTAAAATCAGCGGGAATCGGATTCCACTCTTTTCAGGAATCCGACCGGGCAGGGATCAGCTGAAAAATCTCGGGGCAGCGATGGCGGCAACCGGGGCTGTTGCCCTGTATCATGTGCAGGGTATCACCCCTGAAGCACGGGTCTTCTCCTATAGTACCGAAGGGCTAGAGCAGTTCGTCATCAACGCTGATGAGGTGGCATCCCTCTTTACCGGCGAGCAGGTGGATGCAGTGGCTATCGGATGTCCGCATTGCTCTCCTGATGAACTCATATACCTTGCATCCCTCCTGGAAGGATGTTCGGTTACAAAACCGGTATACATCTTTGCTGCACGGGATGTCATCGAACGTGAGAGTGAGCAGATCAGAAGGATAGAGCGTTCCGGAGCCAGAGTGTATGCCGATACCTGTATGGTCGTCTCCCCAGCCCTTGAACGGTATGATCGGATCATGGTAAACAGCGGGAAGGCACTCTCCTATGTTCCGACCATGTGTGGAGCCGGGGCTGTCATCGGGTCAACGGAGGATTGTATCCGGGTAGCCTGCACCCCTGAGTGA